A region from the Aphis gossypii isolate Hap1 chromosome 1, ASM2018417v2, whole genome shotgun sequence genome encodes:
- the LOC114122380 gene encoding signal recognition particle 19 kDa protein gives MSSIYAEKKPSDRSRWICIYPAYLNNKKTLAEGRIVPKKFAVENPTYQEILEVVKASGFNAEAENKQYSRECSKEWHFRGRIRVQLKNDDGTPFNQMFPSRESLMKHCGVQIPKLKSRVMKVAGPEQHQNKNEPSGSKKKKGRK, from the exons atgtcgAGCATTTACGCAGAGAAGAAACCAAGTGATCGGTCCAG GTGGATATGTATATACCCAgcgtatttgaataataaaaaaacgttgGCTGAGGGACGTATCGTTCCGAAAAAATTTGCTGTGGAAAATCCTACTTACCAAGAAATTCTCGAAGTGGTCAAGGCATCTGGTTTCAATGCCGAAGCCGAAAACAAGCAGTATTCCCGTGAATGTAGCAAGGAATGGCATTTTCGTGGTCGGATACGGGtacaacttaaaaatgatGATGGAACACCTTTCAACCAAATGTTTCCTTCGA gAGAGAGTTTGATGAAACATTGTGGTGTTCAAATACCAAAACTCAAAAGCCGTGTTATGAAAGTAGCTGGCCCTGAACAACATCAAAACAAGAATGAACCAAGTGGAAGCAAGAAGAAAAAAGGCCGTAAATAA
- the LOC114122379 gene encoding proteasome subunit alpha type-5, with product MFLTRSEYDRGVNTFSPEGRLFQVEYAIEAIKLGSTAIGICTPEGVVLGVEKRITSPLMITSKIEKIFEVDKHIGCAVSGLIADSRTMVERARAESQNHWFTYNEQMSVESVAQAVSNLAIQFSGDYDSKEPAMSRPFGVAIMFAGIDNNGPQLFHLDPSGTYVQYNAKAIGSGSEGAQQTLQEKYHKSMGLNEAINVILNILKQVMEDKLSPTNIEIVTVTPDKLYHMLDKEELQEVFDKLVPFPEETKASSSTAVSGTVA from the exons atgTTCTTAACACGTTCAGAATACGACAGAGGAGTAAACACATTCTCTCCAGAAGGCAGACTGTTTCAg GTGGAATATGCAATTGAAGCAATTAAATTGGGTTCTACGGCCATTGGCATTTGTACACCTGAAGGTGTAGTGTTAGGAGTAGAAAAACGAATCACTTCACCACTAATGATCACTAGCAAGATAGAAAAAATCTTTGAAGTTGATAAGCACATTG GTTGCGCAGTTAGTGGGCTGATTGCAGACTCTCGTACAATGGTTGAAAGAGCTAGAGCTGAGTCACAAAACCATTGGTTTACATACAACGAACAAATGAGTGTTGAATCTGTGGCACAAGCTGTATCTAATCTAGCCATACAATTCAGTGGAGATTATGATAGCAAAGAACCTGcaatg aGTCGTCCATTTGGTGTTGCAATAATGTTTGCAGGTATTGATAACAATGGTCCACAACTATTTCATTTGGACCCATCAGGCACGTATGTCCAGTATAACGCTAAAGCTATTGGATCCGGTAGTGAAGGTGCTCAACAGACATTGCaagaaaaatatcacaaa TCGATGGGATTAAATGAagctataaatgttattttgaacATACTGAAACAAGTTATGGAGGATAAACTCAGTCCTACTAATATCGAAATTGTTACTGTGACACCTGATAAACTGTACCACATGTTGGATAAAGAAGAACTTCAAGAG gtGTTTGATAAGCTTGTACCTTTCCCTGAAGAAACTAAGGCTAGTTCATCAACTGCTGTTTCTGGAACGGTCGCCTAA
- the LOC114122388 gene encoding paired box pox-neuro protein produces the protein MPHTGQAGVNQLGGVFVNGRPLPDYVRRRIVQLALLGVRPCDISRQLLVSHGCVSKILTRFYETGSIRPGSIGGAGLQKNKTTQGHFSKKSTRCKPDVSNRMAGSLTTPSPIRNIPWMHPLDLYYERIHQHIHENGSASVAVEPSNGQPAPPGPKKPHTPYTIEEILKPTAPRPRPPSPCGLLVDGVCTCGLAASNAVVSAAYYVDVQQQQQFLCSQQHRY, from the exons ATGCCACATACTG GTCAAGCTGGCGTTAACCAATTAGGTGGGGTATTTGTCAACGGACGCCCATTGCCCGACTACGTTAGAAGGCGTATAGTACAGCTAGCTCTGTTGGGTGTCCGCCCATGTGATATATCTCGACAACTTCTGGTTTCACATGGATGCGTGTCAAAAATCCTAACTAGGTTTTATGAAACTGGCTCAATACGGCCAGGCTCCATAGGTGGTGCTGGATTGCAAAAAAATAAG aCGACACAAGGACATTTTTCAAAGAAAAGTACCAGATGCAAACCAGATGTATCAAACAGAATGGCCGGATCTCTAACTACACCTTCTCCGATACGTAACATCCCTTGGATGCATCctttag acTTGTACTACGAACGAATCCATCAGCACATTCATGAAAATGGATCCGCTAGCGTCGCAGTCGAACCGTCCAACGGCCAACCAGCACCACCAGGTCCGAAGAAGCCACATACGCCATACACCATCGAAGAGATATTAAAACCCACGGCCCCACGGCCGCGGCCACCATCGCCGTGTGGCCTGCTCGTGGATGGCGTGTGCACGTGCGGCCTCGCTGCAAGCAACGCCGTTGTGTCAGCGGCGTATTACGTCGACgtgcaacagcagcagcaattTCTATGCAGTCAGCAACATCGTTATTGA
- the LOC114122402 gene encoding uncharacterized protein LOC114122402 has protein sequence MNLESNDMSSDDFDRCKQIFLNNLAVTDEQRARIERDTVGQKNNDLWKQYKSQRLTASYFGRVCKLRSVDSRPKCVENILYDSFRGDRNTRYGINNEENARQQVGKTLGKQIHLSGLFIHKTLHYLGASPDGLVDEVDGDSILEITCPSSIQEYTPREAFENGKLKFMTENNEGQLVLKEEDKRYYQVQGELNISEKTYCYFVVWTPKGFIMDKIQRDESFWNDKIEPRVTEFYMNSLLPEMIDSRRARDLPIRASIVDQAV, from the exons ATGAATTTAGAATCCAACGATATGTCTTCTGACGATTTTGATCgatgtaaacaaatatttttgaataacttaGCGGTAACTGATGAACAGAGAGCAAGAATAGAACGAGATACAGTTGgtcaaaaaaacaatgatttgtGGAAACAATATAAAAGTCAACGACTCACAGCGTCCTATTTTGGAAGAGTTTGCAAACTTCGAAGTGTGGATTCCCGTCCGAAATGTGTAGAGAATATCTTGTATGATTCATTTCGCGGTGATCGAAACACGAG GTATGGAATCAATAACGAAGAAAATGCAAGACAACAAGTAGGAAAAACTCTGGGCAAACAGATACATTTATCAGGATTGTTCATTCATAAAACCCTACATTATTTGGGTGCGAGTCCAGATGGATTAGTAGATGAAGTCGATGGAGActcaattttagaaataacatGTCCGTCAAGTATTCAAGAATATACACCAAGGGAAGCGTTTgaaaatggaaaattaaaattcatgacTGAAAATAATGAAGGACAACTTGTTTTAAAAGAGGAGGATAAACGTTATTACCAAGTACAGGGAGAACTTAATATTTCCGAAAAGACATATTGTTATTTCGTTGTATGGACTCCCAaag GTTTTATAATGGACAAGATACAAAGAGATGAGTCGTTTTGGAATGACAAGATTGAGCCTCGTGTCACTGAATTTTACATGAATTCATTACTCCCAGAAATGATTGATTCAAGACGTGCACGGGATTTACCAATAAGGGCAAGCATCGTGGATCAagcagtttaa
- the LOC114122391 gene encoding LHFPL tetraspan subfamily member 3 protein: MGSKIEYVDSSQMYATNYVRNAKAVGVLWGIFTVCYAIIVAVAFITPEWIGDTTTSENPARFGLWSSCYFGNGVSTAVEDCQGKLEDISNIPSVAIRVAAIFGSVSVCIAIIIVVMLLLFFFFQSTTVYMICGWLHVLSAGCLIASIVVFPMGWDSPHIQKTCGPEAKSYSLGDCNFRWAYLLAVIASVDALILSALAFILATRHIKLQPEPLYASTLRKGELNSGYLGDSSASMAGSRKSLNLQPVMLMPQPMMDQDRFSEFSNRTGRSHKGAMYRPEYASSSIHNFQL, from the exons ATGGGTTCCAAAATAGAATATGTGGACTCGTCGCAGATGTACGCTACAAACTATGTGCGTAACGCCAAAGCGGTAGGCGTTTTGTGGGGTATATTTACAGTTTGCTACGCAATAATCGTAGCTGTGGCCTTCATCACTCCAGAATGGATAGGTGACACTACAACATCTGAAAATCCTGCTCGTTTCGGACTATGGAGCAGCTGTTACTTTGGCAATGGTGTTTCGACTGCTGTTGAGGACTGCCAGGGAAAGCTGGAAGATATATCAAACATACCAAGTGTTGCCATAAGAGTGGCGGCAATTTTTGGCAGTGTATCGGTGTGCATCGCCATAATTATCGTGGtaatgttgttgttgtttttcttttttcaatcAACAACAGTGTACATGATTTGTGGATGGCTGCACGTTTTATCTG ctGGATGTCTGATCGCGTCCATTGTTGTTTTTCCAATGGGCTGGGATTCACCACATATTCAAAAGACTTGTGGTCCTGAGGCTAAAAGCTATAGTCTTGGTGACTGTAATTTTCGTTGGGCATATTTATTAGCAGTCATTGCTAGCGTGGACGCACTTATTTTATCGGCTTTGGCGTTTATCTTAGCTACTAGGCATATAAAACTTCAACCAGAACCCTTATATGCATCTACTTTACGTaaag gtgagCTCAATAGTGGATATTTAGGTGACAGTAGTGCATCAATGGCTGGCTCTAGGAAGTCATTAAATTTGCAACCAGTTATGTTGATGCCACAGCCAATGATGGACCAAGATCGATTTTCTGAATTTTCTAACAGGACGGGTCGCTCTCATAAAGGTGCCATGTACAGACCAGAGTATGCTTCATCtagtattcataattttcaacTCTAA
- the LOC114122377 gene encoding cytochrome b-c1 complex subunit 2, mitochondrial translates to MSMSTLKTPVMNNIAKRCYASKTAAALSIKGPQVQTKKLPNNSLVVAVPDYPTKIGRVSVTFLAGSRYEDPENAGIAHLVRSSAGLSTELSSTFSIIRNLGHLGTNYYVSSDRETITYTIEAHKDNLVSSLKYFIESISNQSFKPWELSDNLKRVQYELLTIPPEVRVLDLAHKAAYRNTLGNTVFLPKYNIKKLGSEHLLYYVKKNFNNQNAIISSVGVDVDTLVHISEDLNLPNGDANCTTKAKYFGGDLRKSKSLDATYLAVVGEGVSYKDSQSASFAVLQYLLGKGSSVKWGVGQGVLEQNILKANCPDNFAVSALNFNYSDSGLFGFLLAYNGKDVSNVLKAAVQSLRSPTVTETEVNRAKKQLIFSLVSASESSTGVLENITHQAVTSGQVLPFEKLIAAVEAVTVEDVKKAAGKVAGSKLSLAGYGNVATTPYLDNL, encoded by the coding sequence ATGTCGATGTCAACGTTGAAGACTCCCGTGATGAACAATATCGCCAAACGCTGTTACGCCAGCAAAACAGCGGCGGCGTTATCCATCAAAGGTCCACAGGTGCAGACAAAAAAATTGCCCAACAACTCTCTGGTCGTAGCCGTTCCCGATTACCCGACCAAGATCGGACGGGTGTCGGTGACTTTCTTGGCCGGATCGCGGTACGAAGATCCAGAAAATGCAGGTATCGCTCATCTCGTTCGCAGCTCTGCTGGACTCAGTACCGAATTGTCGTCCACATTTTCGATCATACGAAACTTAGGTCACTTGGGCACCAACTACTATGTATCTTCCGATCGCGAGACGATTACATACACCATCGAAGCACACAAGGACAATCTTGTAAgcagtttgaaatatttcattgaatcCATTTCAAATCAGTCTTTCAAGCCTTGGGAGCTCTCTGACAATTTGAAACGCGTACAATACGAACTGCTGACCATACCGCCCGAAGTCAGAGTTTTGGATTTGGCTCATAAGGCCGCATACAGGAACACCCTTGGTAACACAGTGTTTTTGCCCAAATACAACATCAAGAAATTGGGATCGGAACATCTCTTGTATTACGTGAAGAAAAACTTCAACAATCAAAATGCTATTATTTCGAGCGTTGGTGTTGATGTAGACACTTTGGTGCACATTTCAGAAGATTTGAATTTACCTAACGGAGATGCAAACTGTACAACAAAAGCCAAATATTTTGGTGGTGACTTGAGGAAATCTAAGTCATTGGATGCTACATACTTGGCTGTAGTCGGTGAAGGAGTAAGCTATAAAGATTCTCAGAGTGCTTCATTTGCTGTACTTCAATATTTACTTGGCAAAGGATCATCTGTGAAATGGGGAGTCGGACAAGGAGTCTTGGAACAAAATATCCTTAAAGCAAACTGTCCAGATAATTTTGCTGTATCTGCCTTAAACTTTAACTATTCAGATTCTGGTCTCTTTGGATTCCTATTAGCGTACAATGGTAAAGATGTCAGTAATGTATTAAAGGCTGCAGTACAGAGCTTAAGGAGTCCTACAGTTACTGAAACCGAAGTAAACAGAGCCAAGaaacaattgattttttctcTTGTATCAGCATCAGAATCTAGTACTGGAGTCCTTGAAAATATTACCCATCAAGCTGTTACCAGTGGACAAGTATTACCATTTGAAAAGTTGATTGCTGCTGTTGAAGCAGTTACTGTCGAGGATGTGAAAAAAGCAGCCGGCAAAGTAGCAGGAAGCAAGTTATCATTGGCTGGTTATGGTAATGTAGCAACCACACCTTACTtggataatttgtaa
- the LOC114122396 gene encoding zinc finger protein 830 — translation MASMSAAKKKQVSQNELRLLMLKQKLQTQRVKKKIESPLAKYSISGQLSCIVCKLNIKDDSLWSVHISSKVHKENISKRKPESSKMTERLAVTTESLKRTLPKQENFVPPKKLKGILKNYKAPPERVPNDFFESPTPTSSTTTNVNQETDEKMDEQAENIDINLDKGELPKGFFDDPMLDAKIRNEEYVSSIDEEFIKFQKEIKEENMLSEQIMADNEDETTYGRQVEEIDEQIKHWSKVIELEKKREKIALATENMSNMEIKNELDEAEESDGSDMDEFIDWRSKK, via the exons ATGGCATCGATGAGTGCAGCGAAGAAGAAACAAGTGTCTCAGAATGAATTGCGTTTATTAATGCTCAAGCAAAAACTACAGACTCAAAGGGTGAAAAAGAAAATCGAGTCACCATTGGCAAAATAT agcaTTAGCGGTCAATTGTCTTGTATTGTGTGCAAATTGAACATAAAAGATGATTCTTTATGGAGTGTTCATATTTCTTCCAAGGTTCACAAAGAAAACATTTCCAAACGTAAACCAGAATCATCAAAAATGACTGAAAGGTTAGCAGTGACTACAGAAAGCTTAAAACGTACTTTACCTAAACAAGAAAACTTTGTTccaccaaaaaaattaaaag gtattttaaaaaattataaagctcCACCAGAAAGAGTTCCTAATGATTTCTTCGAAAGCCCAACGCCAACCTCATCAACAACTACAAATGTTAATCAAGAAACTGATGAAAAAATGGATGAACAAGcagaaaatattgatataaatcttGATAAAGGTGAACTTCCAAAAGGTTTTTTTGATGATCCAATGTTAGATGCTAAG atTCGAAATGAGGAATATGTCAGCTCAATAGAtgaagaatttataaaatttcaaaaagaaattaaagaaGAGAACATGTTATCTGAACAAATAATGGCAGATAATGAAGATGAAACTACTTATGGGCGACAAGTAGAAGAAATTGACGAACAAATCAAACACTGGTCAAA AGTTATTGAACTAGAGAAGAAACGAGAAAAAATTGCTTTAGCTACAGAAAATATGAGTAATATGGAAATCAAAAATGAACTAGACGAAGCTGAAGAATCTGATGGTTCAGATATGGATGAGTTCATTGATTGGCggtcaaaaaaatga